The Leptospiraceae bacterium genome includes the window TCCGTCTAAGTCAATCATTGCTTGATCGACTTTAATTTGATCGGTTGCGTTTAGTCCGATTACTGATTTAGAAAGTTTGTCGTTTACATTGCTGACTGCTTTTAAGACTCCTTTTCCAAGGTATCTTTTTTTGTCGTCATCTCTCAACTCGACTGCTTCGTACTCACCTGTAGATGCACCTGAAGGGACTGCGGCTCGCCCAAAAGATCCATCCTCTAAAAAAATATCCACTTCCACGGTAGGATTTCCACGAGAATCCATTATCTCGCGCGCTTTTACTGATTTGATTTTTGAAGAGTCAGAGTTCATTATAATTTAACCTCATTTTTTTCTATTTATGTTATTTTCTAACTATAAGAAGGCTTGTCCAGAAAAATCTCGTCACACTATTTTAAAAATAACAAAAATGTTTACCGTTATCTCTATTAAAAAATGCTTGAATTTATGAAACTAAGAGATAGTAGAAAAGAGATAAAAATTTATCTAAACAGTAAAGATGAATTTGAAAAAGTGCCTTTATACAAAGTGCTTGTGGATAAATTTCTTAAAATGGATATTACCGGCTGCACGATCATTAAATCAAATTCGGGTTACGGTTCAAACTTAAAGCTAAAATTTTCCGATGACTTACTTTCTACGTTACTTCAAAAAGAATCTACTGTAATTTTGACGGTGATTGAATCAGAGAAAAGAATCGAAGAAATCATCAAAGTTTTAGACGAGTTTATAGGAGACGGGATTGTAACGATCAAGGATGTAGAGTTCATTCGCTATACAAAAACAAAAATTACTCCAGAGGATATTCGCCTTGCCGAAGGGGCTTGATTTCAGATGAGCGAAAGACTTAAATATATCAGAAACTTTTCAATCATAGCGCATATTGATCACGGTAAGTCAACTTTAGCCGATAGACTTCTTGAATATGGTGCTTTGACTGATGATAGAACAAAAAAAAATCAAATCTTAGATTCTATGGATATTGAGCGAGAAAGAGGAATTACTATCAAGGCGAGTAACGCTTCTTTTGATTACAAATCTAAAGATGGAAACATTTATCATTTTAATTTAATTGATACTCCCGGGCACGTTG containing:
- a CDS encoding DUF190 domain-containing protein; translation: MKLRDSRKEIKIYLNSKDEFEKVPLYKVLVDKFLKMDITGCTIIKSNSGYGSNLKLKFSDDLLSTLLQKESTVILTVIESEKRIEEIIKVLDEFIGDGIVTIKDVEFIRYTKTKITPEDIRLAEGA